Proteins encoded within one genomic window of Fragaria vesca subsp. vesca linkage group LG1, FraVesHawaii_1.0, whole genome shotgun sequence:
- the LOC101312576 gene encoding RCC1 and BTB domain-containing protein 2-like — translation MWTTAIFNSKSALLQLATRRLSTGPGKRVAAVWGNGDYGRLGLGSLDSQWSPTPLLCSAFRDQSLQAIACGGAHTLFLTDGGRVFATGLNDFGQLGVSSDVPYSTEPAEVSGIDKQVVQISTGYYHSCAVTVFPAEDGELYMWGKNSNGQLGLGKRGAKAVSIPTKVECLAGMTIRMAALGSEHSVAVTDGGECLSWGEGSGRLGHAPESGILGIFRSTSEYTPRLIKKLEGTKVIKVAAGLLHSACVDENGSVFVFGEKALDKMGNAKEKNGNAPSVIGKLPFSEEVSCGGYHTCAITSGGELYSWGSNENGCLGIGTTDVFHLPERVQGPFLKSAVVKVSCGWKHTAAISGRNIFTWGWGGSHGTFSEEGHSSGGQLGHGTDVDYVKPTRVKFGENLKALHISCGFNHTGAILEYA, via the exons ATGTGGACGACGGCGATTTTCAATTCGAAATCGGCGTTGTTACAGTTGGCGACACGGCGGCTGAGCACCGGGCCAGGGAAGAGAGTCGCCGCAGTTTGGGGGAACGGAGACTACGGGAGGCTCGGATTAGGGAGCTTGGACTCTCAGTGGAGCCCTACCCCTCTTCTCTGCTCTGCGTTTCGGGACCAAAGCCTCCAAGCCATTGCTTGCGGCGGAGCTCACACTCTGTTCTTGACAGACGGCGGCCGGGTTTTCGCCACCGGGCTTAATGATTTCGGACAGCTTGGGGTCTCCAGTGATGTGCCTTATTCCACT GAACCGGCGGAGGTATCGGGAATCGACAAGCAAGTTGTGCAAATTTCGACTGGATATTATCACTCTTGTGCTGTTACAG TTTTTCCTGCAGAAGATGGAGAGTTATACATGTGGGGGAAGAACTCAAATGGGCAGCTTGGCCTCGGAAAGA GGGGAGCAAAAGCAGTTTCTATTCCAACAAAAGTTGAATGCTTAGCTGGAATGACCATTAGGATGGCAGCTTTGGGATCAGAGCACTCGGTGGCTGTCACTG ATGGAGGTGAGTGTTTAAGTTGGGGAGAAGGGTCTGGAAGACTTGGTCATGCCCCTGAATCAGGCATTTTAGGAATTTTCAGAAGTACCAG TGAATATACACCAAGGCTTATCAAGAAACTTGAGGGGACCAAA GTTATAAAAGTTGCTGCTGGATTGCTGCATTCAGCATGTGTTGATG AAAATGGATCTGTATTCGTATTTGGTGAAAAAGCACTGGACAAAATG GGGAATGCCAAGGAAAAGAATGGAAATGCACCGTCTGTGATTGGCAAACTGCCATTTTCGGAAGAAGTCTCATGCGGTGGCTATCACACATGTGCCATAACAA GTGGTGGAGAACTCTACAGTTGGGGTTCAAATGAAAATGGTTGCCTTGGTATTGG TACCACAGATGTATTTCATCTGCCTGAAAGAGTTCAAGGTCCATTCTTGAAATCTGCTGTTGTCAAG GTATCTTGTGGTTGGAAGCATACAGCAGCAATTTCTG GACGCAATATCTTCACATGGGGTTGGGGAGGTTCGCACGGAACATTTTCTGAAGAAGGGCATTCTTCTGGAGGACAACTG GGTCACGGAACTGATGTTGACTACGTAAAACCTACAAGGGTTAAGTTCGGGGAGAATTTGAAAGCTTTACATATATCATGTGGGTTCAATCACACTGGTGCCATACTT